One genomic segment of Vibrio mimicus includes these proteins:
- a CDS encoding LysE family translocator — protein sequence MIDVSVLPVYLTAVLALLLIPGPDMLLIASSSMSYGRRVGLFASLGNATSGMILTLLAALGVSALIAMNPLALNVLHLLGGAYLLKMAWDCLRADAAQAPTLDEAQAVAKTFYQRALVSNLLNPKALVFFVLFLPQFVSTNIAASSAEQMFALGMVLNVCGLLFNLLLVALIGVFGRSLVDNQRFRTYQHKVMGAVFLLLALWMLSDFV from the coding sequence ATGATTGATGTTTCGGTATTACCGGTTTATCTCACCGCGGTATTGGCGCTGTTGCTGATCCCTGGGCCAGATATGCTGCTGATTGCGAGCTCTAGTATGAGCTACGGACGCCGAGTCGGTTTGTTTGCCAGCTTGGGCAATGCCACATCAGGGATGATTTTAACCTTACTCGCGGCGCTCGGGGTTTCCGCACTGATTGCGATGAACCCGTTGGCGCTCAATGTGCTGCATTTGTTGGGGGGAGCATACCTACTCAAAATGGCGTGGGATTGCCTGCGCGCCGATGCAGCGCAAGCGCCCACCTTGGATGAGGCACAAGCGGTAGCAAAAACCTTTTACCAACGCGCTTTAGTGAGCAATTTGCTGAACCCCAAAGCCTTGGTGTTCTTTGTGCTGTTTTTGCCGCAGTTTGTTTCAACCAATATCGCAGCCAGCTCCGCCGAACAGATGTTCGCGCTGGGTATGGTGCTGAATGTGTGCGGCTTGCTGTTTAATCTGCTGCTAGTGGCTTTGATTGGTGTGTTTGGTCGCTCGCTGGTCGACAATCAGCGTTTTCGCACTTACCAGCACAAAGTGATGGGCGCGGTGTTTTTGCTGCTAGCGCTCTGGATGCTCAGCGATTTTGTGTGA
- a CDS encoding helix-turn-helix transcriptional regulator produces MSDSAGKIKEQAKFQIAEEFGGLELLDAQYETQNFSRHSHEGYTVGVIERGAQSFYRTGGNHIAPQDSIILVNADEVHTGHSAVEGGWAYKAMYPLPEQFATVAKEIGANTGAPYFPQAVVYDPELASQLRLVFETLEKSTNRLLRETLIYASLVKLMTRHGRTAPKTDQPLSALRPLLLVKEFLDDFPQADVSLEELAQLAGLSPFHLVRTFQKQFGLPPHAYQIQARLRLAKTLLKQGVSISETAQECGFHDQSHLHRHFKKALGITPKQYARP; encoded by the coding sequence ATGAGCGACTCAGCAGGCAAAATTAAAGAACAAGCAAAATTTCAGATTGCCGAAGAATTTGGCGGCCTTGAGCTGCTTGATGCGCAATACGAAACACAGAATTTTTCTCGCCACAGCCATGAAGGCTATACCGTGGGAGTGATTGAGCGCGGTGCACAATCTTTCTACCGCACCGGCGGCAACCATATTGCGCCGCAAGACAGCATTATTTTGGTCAACGCCGATGAAGTGCATACCGGACACTCCGCCGTCGAAGGTGGTTGGGCGTACAAAGCCATGTACCCACTGCCCGAGCAGTTTGCCACAGTTGCCAAAGAGATTGGTGCCAATACCGGAGCGCCTTATTTTCCACAAGCGGTGGTGTATGACCCAGAACTCGCGAGCCAACTGCGCTTAGTGTTTGAAACCCTTGAGAAATCGACTAACCGCTTGCTACGTGAAACCCTGATTTACGCCAGCTTAGTCAAGCTGATGACACGCCATGGCCGCACTGCGCCAAAAACCGATCAACCGCTATCTGCACTGCGGCCATTGTTGCTGGTTAAAGAGTTTCTGGATGACTTTCCGCAGGCCGATGTTTCACTCGAAGAGCTGGCACAACTGGCGGGATTAAGTCCTTTTCATCTGGTGCGGACCTTTCAAAAACAGTTTGGTTTGCCACCCCACGCTTATCAAATCCAAGCCCGCTTGCGCCTCGCGAAAACCCTGTTAAAGCAAGGCGTGAGTATCTCGGAAACCGCACAAGAGTGTGGCTTTCACGATCAAAGCCATCTGCATCGCCACTTTAAAAAAGCGCTCGGCATCACCCCAAAACAGTACGCAAGACCTTAG
- a CDS encoding AzlC family ABC transporter permease, translated as MNSQVLTIDDSPTPTRLFWQGTVAMLPLSIAVLPWGLLAGSFAIEAGLSVVESQALSAVLYAGAAQLVAIGMFKTGAGLLSLLIATFFITSRHFLYSVSMRSKISPLPLHWRLTLGFLLTDELFAICGAQSDKQFNRWYALGAGLSFYLIWNLASLVGIVAGSYLPDLNQWGLEFAVAATFIAIVIPNIKSWPVLISVLTALVLSVLLTVMGIEGSLMFASIGAMFAGYGAERLLGARP; from the coding sequence ATGAATAGCCAAGTGTTAACCATTGATGATTCACCTACCCCCACCCGGCTGTTTTGGCAGGGCACAGTCGCTATGCTGCCGTTGAGCATTGCGGTGTTACCTTGGGGTTTATTAGCAGGCTCGTTTGCGATTGAAGCGGGGTTGTCGGTAGTCGAAAGCCAAGCCCTATCCGCCGTGCTGTATGCTGGTGCAGCGCAACTGGTCGCCATTGGTATGTTTAAAACGGGGGCGGGGTTACTGAGTTTGTTGATAGCCACTTTTTTTATTACCTCACGCCATTTTCTGTACAGCGTATCAATGCGCAGCAAAATCAGCCCATTACCCTTGCATTGGCGGCTGACACTGGGCTTTTTACTCACCGATGAGCTGTTTGCGATTTGCGGCGCACAGTCCGACAAGCAGTTTAATCGCTGGTATGCGTTAGGCGCAGGGCTGAGTTTTTATCTGATTTGGAATTTAGCCAGCTTGGTCGGCATTGTCGCAGGCAGCTATCTGCCCGATCTCAATCAGTGGGGACTGGAATTCGCGGTCGCCGCCACTTTCATCGCGATTGTGATCCCGAATATCAAAAGCTGGCCTGTGCTGATTTCGGTACTGACCGCCTTGGTGTTATCAGTGTTACTCACCGTGATGGGGATTGAAGGCAGCCTAATGTTCGCCAGTATTGGCGCCATGTTCGCTGGCTACGGTGCGGAACGTTTATTAGGAGCTCGCCCATGA
- a CDS encoding AzlD domain-containing protein yields the protein MIMLSIFAMTALVFLSRYLFLEPKLPLRLNPTLQRLLSYSGPAVLTAIWAPIVFMPEKTLWLEWHNPYLLAALLSGVLAWLSKNVLLTTVVGMGTFLLLKLVVFA from the coding sequence ATGATCATGCTTTCGATATTCGCGATGACGGCACTGGTGTTTCTCAGCCGTTATCTGTTTCTTGAACCTAAGCTACCACTGCGTTTGAACCCCACGTTGCAACGCTTACTTAGCTACTCTGGGCCTGCGGTGCTCACCGCGATTTGGGCGCCAATTGTGTTTATGCCGGAAAAAACCTTGTGGCTAGAGTGGCACAACCCCTATCTTCTCGCCGCACTGCTTTCTGGTGTGCTGGCTTGGTTAAGCAAAAATGTACTGCTGACGACCGTCGTGGGGATGGGCACTTTCTTACTGCTCAAGCTGGTGGTATTTGCCTAA
- a CDS encoding fumarylacetoacetate hydrolase family protein, protein MNAIRLCEELIYPSKILCVGRNYVEHIRELNNVLPDQMVVFNKPNSSITSTLKAFHQEPLHYETEICFVVHDGEYQAVGLGLDLTKRELQSALKGKGLPWERAKAFNGSAVFSRFVPLNGMKIADLQLELYINSVRVQCGGVAQMIYSPEVILRELNSYTTLCDGDVVMTGTPQGVGEVHQGDRFVGRLKCGEQTLIEVEWLAE, encoded by the coding sequence ATGAATGCGATCCGTTTGTGTGAAGAGTTAATCTACCCCTCCAAAATCTTATGTGTTGGGCGTAATTATGTGGAACATATCCGCGAATTAAATAATGTCTTGCCAGATCAAATGGTGGTATTTAATAAACCAAACAGCAGCATTACTTCAACACTGAAAGCATTCCATCAAGAGCCCTTGCATTATGAAACGGAAATTTGTTTTGTGGTGCATGACGGAGAATATCAAGCGGTTGGTTTGGGGCTTGATCTTACGAAACGTGAGCTACAATCGGCTTTGAAAGGTAAGGGTTTGCCTTGGGAGCGCGCCAAGGCGTTTAATGGCTCTGCAGTATTTAGTCGTTTTGTACCACTTAATGGAATGAAGATTGCCGATTTACAACTGGAGCTCTATATCAACAGTGTTCGTGTTCAGTGTGGTGGTGTTGCGCAGATGATCTACTCACCAGAGGTGATTCTCCGAGAACTCAATTCATACACGACTTTGTGTGATGGTGATGTGGTCATGACAGGTACACCACAAGGCGTTGGGGAAGTACATCAAGGCGACCGTTTTGTAGGCCGCCTGAAATGTGGTGAACAGACGTTGATTGAAGTGGAATGGTTGGCTGAATAA
- a CDS encoding porin: MKKTAMAVAVLSAVVSGSTLAATVYDAEGTSLNVGGRLEFRGDFGGANISGKEIEGSMQNKSRMRLNIAGETELSSSLKGFGFWEAEQTVKSSADNEANSSFKQRYMYAGMKGDFGAVSFGRQNTAGVQISDMSDIATFTGDQKAFINSGNEQVNNTFLYAYNMDALKLKASYIAGEAKDTDGYGISGIYSLPFGLDIGLGYSGNDNGVGAGSADQIIAGLGYTFDAFYLGATYTSGDIDDKTKEEFDGVEVSAQYKFTKEFRVIAAYQNRQTELSNVKTDESDFFELTGRYDFNKNFRSYVAYMLNNLDDDKVGYKVEDTIRLGLRYDF; the protein is encoded by the coding sequence ATGAAAAAGACAGCAATGGCAGTCGCCGTTCTTTCCGCAGTGGTATCAGGTTCGACTTTGGCAGCAACCGTTTATGATGCTGAAGGCACCTCTCTAAACGTTGGTGGTCGTTTAGAGTTTCGTGGTGATTTCGGCGGCGCAAACATCAGCGGCAAAGAAATTGAAGGTTCAATGCAAAACAAGAGCCGTATGCGTTTGAATATTGCGGGTGAAACCGAGCTTTCTTCCAGCCTCAAAGGTTTCGGGTTCTGGGAAGCAGAGCAAACCGTTAAATCCTCTGCTGACAACGAGGCAAATAGCAGCTTCAAACAACGTTATATGTACGCTGGTATGAAAGGTGACTTCGGCGCAGTGTCTTTTGGCCGCCAAAATACAGCTGGTGTGCAAATCTCCGATATGTCTGATATCGCCACCTTTACTGGTGACCAAAAAGCCTTCATCAACTCAGGCAATGAGCAAGTAAACAATACATTCCTTTACGCCTACAACATGGATGCCCTCAAACTGAAAGCAAGCTACATTGCAGGAGAAGCTAAAGATACTGATGGCTATGGTATCTCTGGTATCTATTCTCTACCGTTTGGTCTGGACATTGGTCTTGGTTACTCAGGTAACGACAACGGTGTAGGGGCTGGCTCTGCTGACCAAATCATCGCAGGTTTAGGCTACACCTTCGATGCGTTCTACTTAGGCGCGACATACACTTCTGGCGACATCGATGACAAAACGAAAGAAGAGTTCGATGGCGTCGAAGTTTCTGCTCAATACAAATTTACTAAAGAGTTCCGTGTGATTGCGGCTTACCAAAACCGTCAAACGGAGCTGAGTAATGTTAAGACCGATGAATCCGATTTCTTCGAACTGACTGGCCGTTATGACTTCAACAAAAACTTCCGCTCTTACGTTGCGTATATGCTGAACAATTTGGATGACGACAAAGTTGGCTACAAAGTAGAAGATACCATTCGTCTTGGCTTACGTTACGATTTCTAA
- a CDS encoding DMT family transporter: MLTAGLSFAVVNSIAQYASIEFGLTSTTVALVQYAIAIVVILPYLKTLGIRQSLRTQRFGAHLLRVFLAVIGIQLWLWALAYPVPIWQGIALLMTSPLFATIGSGLWLREKVGMARWFATLTGFIGAMIILEPWADDFNLASLLPVGAAFFWACYSLMVKKLSAHDSPSTMVVYLLLLITPFNLLLALPDWQMPSGQTLWLLLIGAGVMTALAQWSIAKAYAVADASFVQPFDHAKLPLNVLAGWLVFGWVPPGRLWLGAAIIVLSVAFITQWETKKSRRERKMA; encoded by the coding sequence ATGCTGACTGCCGGTTTATCTTTCGCCGTTGTAAACAGTATTGCGCAATATGCCAGTATTGAATTTGGCCTCACCTCTACTACCGTAGCACTGGTTCAATACGCCATTGCGATTGTTGTCATCCTGCCTTATCTCAAAACATTGGGCATTCGTCAGTCTCTCCGTACACAGCGCTTTGGTGCACATTTGCTGCGCGTGTTTTTAGCCGTAATTGGAATTCAGCTCTGGCTATGGGCATTGGCCTACCCAGTGCCAATTTGGCAAGGCATCGCACTGTTAATGACTTCACCCCTGTTTGCCACCATCGGATCTGGATTGTGGTTACGCGAAAAAGTAGGCATGGCACGCTGGTTTGCTACCCTCACCGGTTTTATTGGCGCAATGATTATTTTAGAACCTTGGGCGGATGATTTTAACCTCGCCTCTTTACTGCCTGTGGGTGCGGCATTCTTTTGGGCATGCTACTCACTCATGGTGAAGAAGCTCTCAGCACACGATTCTCCCTCCACTATGGTGGTCTATTTACTGCTGCTCATCACCCCATTTAACTTACTGCTTGCCCTCCCCGACTGGCAAATGCCAAGCGGCCAAACCTTATGGCTATTGTTGATCGGTGCAGGTGTGATGACAGCCCTAGCACAATGGTCGATTGCTAAAGCCTATGCCGTTGCGGATGCCTCCTTCGTGCAACCTTTTGATCACGCCAAACTACCGCTTAACGTATTGGCCGGATGGCTAGTATTTGGATGGGTTCCACCAGGTCGCTTATGGCTTGGGGCTGCGATCATTGTGCTTTCTGTGGCATTCATTACCCAGTGGGAAACAAAAAAATCTCGCCGTGAAAGAAAAATGGCCTAG
- a CDS encoding glutaredoxin domain-containing protein — protein MTTPIKVTLYRWAGSFGPFKVNIPCGECTLTKDILADTFANELAGIPIELEVKDWLSYWWEPLKLGAWHAPIVVVAGKVISQGEALNRGVLVQSIIKEWAEQDTLQGNIVFGKATCPYCVKAKQLLDNAGIDYRYHDVVKESAALYRMIPEVKAIIGEKTPVTVPQIWLNSQYIGGCDALEKWLKDNPHSVPDNVVELESTRVAP, from the coding sequence ATGACGACACCCATTAAAGTGACACTTTACCGCTGGGCTGGCAGTTTTGGCCCATTTAAAGTCAACATCCCTTGTGGGGAATGCACGCTGACTAAAGATATTTTGGCCGATACCTTTGCCAATGAATTGGCTGGCATTCCGATTGAATTGGAAGTAAAAGATTGGCTTTCTTACTGGTGGGAACCCTTGAAGCTAGGCGCATGGCATGCGCCGATTGTGGTGGTAGCAGGCAAAGTGATCAGCCAAGGCGAAGCACTCAACCGTGGTGTCCTCGTGCAATCTATCATCAAAGAATGGGCGGAGCAGGACACTCTGCAAGGCAATATTGTCTTTGGTAAAGCTACATGCCCTTACTGTGTGAAAGCCAAGCAATTGCTCGACAATGCAGGAATTGACTATCGCTATCACGATGTAGTGAAAGAAAGCGCAGCACTGTACCGCATGATCCCAGAAGTGAAAGCGATCATTGGCGAAAAAACACCGGTTACGGTTCCGCAAATCTGGTTGAACAGCCAATATATCGGTGGTTGTGACGCGTTAGAGAAATGGTTGAAAGACAATCCCCACTCCGTTCCTGATAATGTGGTTGAGCTAGAAAGCACACGTGTAGCTCCATAA